The sequence TGGAAGGACCCTTCGAAGGAGAGGATCTCGTACTTGTCCTCGCCGAAACGGTCAAAGGCCACGCGGCGCGCCAGCTTGAGCGCGGCCTCGTTGGCCTCGGCGCCCGAGTTGGCGAAGAACACGCGCTCGGCAAAGGTGTGCTGCACCAGGCGTTCGGCCAGGCGCAGGGCCGGCTCGTTGGTGTAGACGTTCGACACATGCCAGAGCTTGCCGGCCTGCTCGGTCAGCGCGGCCACCAGGGCCGGATGCGCATGCCCGAGGCTGGTGACGGCAATGCCGCCGCCGAAGTCGATGAATTCACGGCCGGACTGGTCCCACACGCGGGCTCCTTCACCACGCACGGGAACGAAATCCGACGGGGCATAACAGGGGACCATCACCCGGTCGAAGTCCGGGCGCGACGGGGCTTCGCTCATCTTGCTTCCTTTCACATCGCAGTTCGTATCGTGTGCCGACGCTGGGCCGGCACGAAAAGGGCGTCAGTTTAAGGGCGTTTGATGTCGGGCACTGTTGTGACCGCGGGCCAGGCGGCAAAGTGCCGGTCTGTTTACCGGCTTTACAGGTTTTGATTGCTTTGCTAGAAGACTGACGCCATGACCATCAAGCCCGACATGAAGATCCGCCTCGACGAAGTCGCCGCGGAAGCAGGCGTCTCGCCGAGTACCGTATCGCGCTTTCTCACCGGCGCCGCAAAGGTGAGCGAAGCCAAGCGCAAGGTGGTCGAAGCGGCGATCGAGAAACTCAACTATCGCCCCAACACGGCCGCGCGCGCGCTGGCCAGCGGCCGCTCGATGACCATCGGCGTGCTGACCCTGGATATCTCCAGCTCCTTCTACGGCGAGGCGCTCAAGGGCATCGAGCAGTCCCTGATCGGTACCGACTTCGTGCCGATGATCGTCTCGGGCGAACTCAATACCAAGGACGAAGCGGCCTGCGTCGAGGTGCTGCTCGCCCGCCAGGTCGAAGGCCTGATCGTCTTCCCGCGCCAGCTCGGCACGCGCCAGCTGCAGCAGATCGCCAAGCGGGTGCCGCTGGTCTCGATCGGCGTCAAGGCCAGCGGCCCGCAGGCGCATTCCATGCAGATCGACAACGAAGGTGGCGGCTACATGGTCACCCGCCATCTGACCGAACTCGGCCACAAGCGCATCGCTTTTGTCGGCGGCACGCCGGGTCACCCTGAAGTGGTCGCGCGCCGGGCGGGCTACAAGCGCGCCCTGCACGACGCTGGCCTCAAGTACGACCCGGCGCTGGACGTCCCCGGCAACTTCCACGAGAGCGGCGGCATCGAGGGCACCGAACGTCTGCTCGCCAAGGGCACACCCTTCACCGCCGTCTTCGCCAGCAATGACCAGAGCGCCTTTGGTGCGCGCCTCGCCCTTCACCAGGCGGGCCTGCGGGTGCCGGAGGACATTTCGGTCGCCGGCTTCGACGACCTGCCGCATGCCTGCTTCGTCTCCCCTCCGCTCACGACGATCCGTCAGCCAATTCTGGAGATGGGCCGGCGTGCCGGCCGCGCAGTGGTCTCGATGCTGCGCGGCGAACCGGTGAACCTGGAGATTCCGGAGCTGGAGCTGATCGTGCGCGGCTCCACTGCCCAACCGGCCGCCCTCCTGCGCCACTGGCGCTGAAAGCGCGCGGGATTCACACCATCGGGTTGCCGTTGGCGCTTTGCGCCGGCACGGCCTCCTTCACGTCCCAGTGCTCGACCAGGCGACCCTCCGCCACCCGGTAGAGGTCGACCACCGCCGTGCCGGCATCAGCAGGATGCGCGCGGAAAAGGCAATGGGCGATCACCAGATCGCCCTCGGCCACCAGGCGGGCCACGCTGAACTCCGCCTCGGGCAGGTTCACGAAGAGCCCCTCGAGAAAGCTCTGCAACGGCGCCCGGCCGTTGGGCACGGCCGGGTTGTGCTGCACATAGTCGTCGGCGACGAAATCCTGCAAGGCAGCGGCGTTGCGCGCATTCCAGACCCGGGCGTAGTAGTCGGCGACGAGACGCTTGTTGGCAGCCAGAGCGGGCGTGAGCGCAGAAGACAGATGGGCGTTCATGGTGTTCGTCCTTGGGTTGAGAGATGAAGCGTGAGATCCGGGGTGCGTACATGGACGCCCCCGGTTTGCCCAGCTTTCACGTGATGATGGTTGGAAGGCAAGCTTGCAGCCGTACATTCGGACTTTTGCTGCGGCGAAGCCGCTGTCCCTGATGGAATGCGCTGGTTGGGTCCCGATCGATTCAATGCACTCGAAGTGCGTCGCCCCGGATGGGTTTGGTCAACCACGGTCTTACCTGTTTCGCCATCAATGCGTGATTGCCAGAGCAATCGGTGGAAGTGCTTCCTGTTCGATCTTGCGAGTGCTTGTTTCCTGCTATGCCGTTGCCAGCCCGGTCGTGTAATTGACTCGGAATTCCCGATCATGGGCGAGCAAAGCCCAGACCGTTCTTGCGTTCTTGTTCGCCAAGGCAACGGCGGCGATGTTCGGATTTCGTCGGTTGAGCAGGCTGTTCAACCAGGGGTTGGACTTCGCATGACGCTTGGCGGCCAGAATGGCTGCGCGAGCGCCGTGGATGAGCAAAGTCCGCAGATAGACGTCTCCGCGTTTGCTGATGCCCAGCAGTGTTTGTTTGCCGCCGCTGGAGTGTTGGCGCGGAACGAGGCCCAACCACGCGGCGAGCTGACGGCCATTGTTGAAGCTGCGTGCATCGGCGATCGATGCCACCAGCGCCGTGGCAGTCAGTGGCCCGATCCCCGGAATCTTCTCTAGGCGCTGGCTGAGCTCACAGCCGTGGTGCCACTGCTTGATCTGCGCCTCGAGTTCGCCCACGTGCCGGTCCAGTTCCACCAACTGCGCATAGAGGCGCTGCATCAGGCACCGGAACACCTCGGGTAGTTCGTCGCCGGCATGCTCGATGAGTCCCTGCAACTGACTGCGCAAGGTGCATATTCCCTTCGGAAGCACCATGCCGAACTCGGCCATCAATCCGCGAATCTGGTTTGCCTGTGCGGTACGCGCGGCAACGAAGCCCTGTCGCACTCGGTGCAACGACAACACAGCCTGCTGCTCAACGCTCTTGATTGGCACGAATCGCATGTTAGGCCGTGCAACCGCTTCGCAGATCGCCTCGGCATCCGCCGCATCGTTCTTGTTGCTCTTCACGTACGGCTTGACGAATTGCGGTGACATCAGCTTGACGGTGTGCCCGAAGCCCTTGAGCTTGCGCGCCCAGTGGTGTGCGCCACCACACGCCTCCATCCCAACCAGGCAGGGCGGTAAGTTGGCCATGAACTTGGCGACCTGCTCGCGCTTGAGCTGTTTGCGTAAAACAGTCTTGCCCTGCCCATCCACACCGTGCACCTGGAACACGCTCTTGGCCAGGTCGATCCCGATTGTCGTAATCTGCATGACGGACGCCTCCTTCGTTTCGAGTGGTTGATAAGCGCTTCCACTCTGGCACAGCGATGCCTATCGAGGCGGGGGCGTCCATCCCATTGATTCAGGTGCGCGAAACCGCGCGCTCCGATCGCCATTGGGCGAACCCTGCGAGCAGGGCCAGCGCGAAGGAAAGGACGCATAGCGAGCGGGCGCCGAACGCCGCGTAGCTATGTGCCCCGAGGAAGGCACCGAGCGACATGCCCAGGTAGAGCGCCGACGCATTGAGCGCGAGCACCAGGCTGCGCAGCTGGGGCATCAGGCTGATGAGGCGTTTCTGCTGCGGCGCCTGGAAGACCATGCCGAGCACCGCCCACAATGCGAGCAGGACGGTCGCACCGGCCCGGCCGAGCGGCAGGCCCGCCAGCGCCAGGAAGACCAATGCCAGCCCGCCTATCGCGGCCCGCAGCAGCGGCTCCGGACCGAAGCGGTCGCCCAGAAGTCCCGCCAGCGTATTGCCGCCAATGCCGCCCAGCCCGAAGACCAGCAGGGCAAATGAGACGTAAGCCGCCGACGTGCCGAAGCACTCGCGCAGGAGCACCGCGATCAGGGCATAGCTCGCGAACTGCGCGGCCATTTGCAGCAACGTCACCATGACCGCCCAGGCGCTGGACGGCGTGCCCAGGACCCGCGCGAAGCTGCGCATATCGATCGCAGTGCGGACCTCCGGCTCCTCTACCCAAGTCGCGACGCCCAGGGCGCAGAGACCGGCCAGAAGGGCCAGCAGCACGAAGACCGAACGCCAGTCGGCCAGATGCCCGACGCAGGCCGCCAGCGGTACACCCAACACCGTCGCGACGCTCATGCCCGCGAACACAGTGGCCAACGCCCGCCCCTGCGCCGCGGCGGGTACCAGGCTGGCGCCCAAAGCCGAAGCAGTCGGGCCGATCAAGGCCGCGCCCAGGGCCATCACCACGCGGCATGCCAGCACCCAGGCAAAGCCGTGCGCCAGCGCGGTACCGAGCGAACCGGCGGCCAGCACGGCAAGGCCGAGCAGCAACAGGCGCCGCCGCGGTACCCGACCCAGGACCATCTGCATCAGGGGCGCCGCCAGGGCGAAGCTCAGGGCAAAGACCGTAACCAGCTGGGCCACCGCGGCGCGCGCCACGCCAAAACGGTTGGCCATGGGGTCCAGCAGGCCAATCACCGCGAGCGAACCCACGCCGAGGGTGAAATAGGCTGCGCCGAGGGCGATGAGTCCGAGCCGCGTGCGGGCGTTCAGGCCGGGCCGGACGGGAAGGCTTGCTGCATGCATGGTGGTTCCCCAAGAGCCGTTGATGCTTGGCACTCTAGGGACCCGTCACGTATGTTTGAAACCGATTAATTGGATAGGACATATTGACATGATCGATTTGCGAAACGTCGATCTCAATCTCTTGATCTCCCTGGACGCCCTGCTCGACACCCGCAACGTCACGCGCGCGGCCGAACGCCTGCACCTGAGCCAGTCCTCGGTTTCCGCCCAGCTCGCCCGCCTGAGGCAGGTCTTCGAAGACCCGCTGCTGATTCCGGCGGAAAGCGGTCGCGGCATGACGCCGACCGCACGCGCCCAAGCGCTCGCCGTGCCTTTGCATGCGGCACTCAAGGACCTCGAGGCGGTGGTGCGGCGCAAACCGGTTTTCGATCCGCAGCGAGACGAGCGCAGTTTCCAGATCGCGGCCAGCGACAACGCCGTGGTCGTGCTGGGCTTGCCCCTGATGGAGCGACTCGCCGCGCTCGCGGGGCCGGGCATCCGCATCGGCTTTCGCAATGCCGAGGCCGCTCGGCTTGCCGAGCAGATGGAGCGCGGCGAGATCGATCTCCTGCTCGGCTCGGAACGGATGGTGCCGCCCAGCATGAAGGCGCGCCGGCTCATCGAGGAGGATTTCGTGATGGCCCAGCGCAAGGGCCATCCGCGCGGCACGGCCGGTCTCGATCTGGATACGTACTGCCGCCTGCCGCATGTGCTGGTGTCGACCAGCGGCGGCAGCTTCCATGGCTTCATGGACGAACAACTCGAAGGCCTGCAGCGCAGTCGGCCGGTCGTGCTCTCGGTGCAGCAATTCACCCTGGTGCCGGAGATCCTGCGCACCACCGACTATGTGAGCACCCTGCCGCGTCGATTGGCGGCGCGCTTCGCGCACCTGCTGGACGCCTTCGAACTCCCCTTCGCCGCGCGCGGGTTCAGCCTCTATGCGGCCTGGCACCCCCGCAATCATCAAGATCCCGCCAACCTGTGGCTGCGCGAGACCCTGGCTCAGGCTGGCGCCGACCAGGTCGAGGGGCCGATCGAGAGGTAGTCGAAGCGGCATTCGAAGGCCTCGCCGACCGGACTGCAGGCATAGGGTCCGACGAAGAGCGAGGCCGGGCAGTCGTCGAGATGGCAGATGCGCAATTGGCGCCAGCGCCGGCCCTCCAGGTCCAGCGAGGCCTCGACCAGGAAATCCGCGCCGCTGCGGTGGATCCGGTAACGCGCCGCGGAGACGCCGCCCTCCAGGTCCTGGGTGGCCCAGTCGGAGTAGCCGCGCCGGGTGACCACGGAGCCCAGCCGACTGAGCTGGGCGTCCTCGTACTCGATCGAGCATTTGATCCAGGCCGCGGCGTCCACGCGGACCATCAACCCGCATTGGTCGTACTGCTGGCGGCCTTCGAAACGCACGGCCGTCTCGACGCAGAAATCGCCCGTAAGCGCCAGGCCGAAGACGTGGCCGTCGTCGCGCCGGAATCCGTAGTGGGTGCCCTGCCAGAAGTCGGTGCGGGCACCTGTTCGGATGTCCAGGCATTCGCCGGCCTGCCAGGCGGGCGGTGGGTTCAACCAGTGGAAACGCGCATCGGAGAACACGAGGCGCTGCGGTGCATCGATCGGCATGGCGCACATCCGGAGGAAAAGATGTGCTCACTCTAGGCGCAGCCCGGATCGCGGCCCATGACCGCGGCTGCGCTTTCGCGGGCCCTCAGTTGGCCCTCAGTTGGCCGGCGGCGTTTCGAGCGGCAGATGGACCATGAAGCGCGCCCCGCCGTCCGGCGGCGCCACGCACCAGACGCGTCCGCGCAACTGGCCGGTGACGAGATTGAAGACCATCGACAGGCCGAGGCCGGAATACTGGCCCATGCGGCTGGTGAAGAAGGGGTCGAACACCTTGCTGACGTCTTCGGCCGGCACGCCGCGGCCGTTGTCGAGCACGGTGATCAGCACCTCGCCGGCTTCCGCGCGCACGCTCACCCGGACCCATCCGATGCGGTCGCGCAGGCCGTGGAGGACGGCGTTTTCGACCAGCTCGGTCAGCACCTGCACCAGGGCCAGCGGATAGCTGTCCATCTGCAGTGCGTCGTCGACCTGGAGCGTGCCGCCGATTTCCTGTTCGGGATAGCGCTGGCGCAGGACTTCCAGCACCTCCCGCACCAGCGGGGCCAGGGCGAAACGACTGCGCTGGCCGCCCGACTCGTGACTCGCCAGTTTGCGGAAGTCCGCCAGCCGGGCGACCGCATGCTGGAGATTGCGTTCGATGAGTTCGCCCGCGCCTTCGATGGTCTCGAAGAGGTCCTCCAGCATGGAGCGCTTGAGCGCGCCCTGCTCCAGGGTCGGCCGCAATGCCCGCGCACGCTCGGTGATGCTCGACACCGACATGACGCAGTTGCCCAGGGGCGTGTTGATCTCGTGCGCAACGCCCGCAACCAGGGTGCCCAGCGCGGCGTGCTTTTCGGCCCGCACCAGCTCTTCCTGCGCGGCACCCAAGGAGTCGAGCGCGCGCGCCAGTTCGCCGTTGACTCGGCGCAGCTCCTCGGTGCGCGCCGTAACCTCGCGCTCCAGGCCATGGTGCAGGGTCATGCGCTCGATGCCGAAGGCGATCAGCTCGAGCTCGTGCGCGAGCAGCAACAAATCGAAGTCATCCGCGATCACCCGCGCGGGGACGCCCACGGCGATCGCGCTGCGACCCGTGGCAACCGCGTCTGAAGGCAGCACCACCGTCAGGTCGCCCGCCATCGGCTCGTCGAAGCCCGTGCCCAGGCCCAAGGGGAAGCGGCGCTCGGATACGGTGGGCAGCAGCTTGGCGTGGGTAGGCATGACGAAGCGCGGCCGCACCTGCGGCTCGGGCTCCTTGAGCCAGTCGCCGACGATCGCGTAACGCAGGCGCGACGCGAGGCGGGCAAGCAAGGCCGGAACATGCTGCTGGTTGGCAGCGTGCATGAAGCGGTTCATCTCATCGCTGGCCGCGATCGAGGAGAGCGCGATGTCGCGCGGGATCGTGGCCCGCTCCGACTCGTTCTCCGGAACGCCGACAGAAGCCCTTGGTACGAAGCGGGGCGGCACCCGCACTTCGATCTGTGTGGGCGCGCCAGCGGGGCCGTCGAGGGCCCGCCAGAGGATATCCAGCGCTGCATTTGTCTGGGCGTCGTAGTCCTGGTCCAGGGAGGCCAGGCCGGCGCCGGGCGCGCGTGCCATCGGCGAGTTGTCGTAGCCGACGACCATGACATCCTCAGGCACCCGCAGGCCCGCCTCGCGCACGCGAGCCTGGGCCCCGAGCGCGTTCTGGTCGTTGCCGGCGAGCAAGGCGGTGAAATCACGGCCGCCCGCGAGCAGTTGCCCGGTGGCATTGAAGCCGCCCAGATAGCTGTAGTCGCCGCAGGCCACGATGCGGGCTTCGGCACCCTGGTCCGCATGGTCACGGATGAAGTCGCGGAACGCGGCCTCGCGTTCGACGATGTCGCTCTCGAGTGGGTAGCCGACGAAGGCAAAGCGCCGGTGGCCCAGCGCCCAGAGCCGCTGCATGGCGGCATTCACGCCAGCACGGTTGTCGGAGCGAACGCTGGCGAAACCGGGCAGGTGAAAGTTGTAGCCAATCGCGCACCCGGGCTTGCCGGATTCGACAATCTGCGCCGCGAGTTCGTGACTGGCCGAGTTGAGCACGACGATCCAGGCATCGGCACAGTCCAGGCCCAGGGACTGGCTGTAGTGGCCATGGACGTCGCCGGTGCGGATCGCGATCAGGCGTGCCCCGCGCTTGGCCACCTGGCGGTAGAGCGCGCTGACGACCTCGCCGAGATAGACCCCGGTCACGAACTCGGCGATCACTCCAATCGTTCGGATCATTCGTCTCTGGCTCGGGACTCTGTCGGCACCCTTCGCCACTCCTCTTTCCGGTCTACGGCCACACATCGGCTTTCCTGAAGGATGGCCGCAAAAACAAAAAGGCCCCGCTTTCGCAGGGCCTCCTTGCCGACGATCAAGCAATCGGCCAGATCATGGAAGCTTTCAGAGCACGCTCTGGACGGCTTCCGCGACCTTCTCGGCGGTGATGCCGAAGTACTTGTAGAGCTGGTCGGCCGGAGCGGATTCACCGAAGGTGTCGATGCCCACCACGGCGCCTTCCAGGCCCACGTACTTGCGCCAGTAGTCGGTCACGCCAGCCTCGACGGCCACGCGCGGCAGACCCTTGGGCAGCACGGAAGCGCGGTAGGCCGCGTCCTGCTTGTCGAAGAGGAAACTCGACGGCATCGAGACCACACGCACCGCGATGCCCTTCTCGGCCAGCGCAGCCTGGGCGGCGACGGCGAGCTGCACTTCGGAACCGGTCGCGATGATCACGGCCTTCGCTTCGCCCTTGGCTTCCGACAGCACGTAGCCACCACGACGGATCGCTTCGATCTGGGCAGCGTCGCGTTGTTGGTGCGGCAGGTTCTGGCGCGAGAGGATCAGCGCGGTCGGGGACGTGCGGTGTTCCAGGGCGGTCTGCCAGGCGACGAAGGTTTCCACCGTGTCGCAGGGACGCCAGACGTCCAGGTTCGGGGCCATGCGCAGCGTGGCGGTCTGTTCCACCGGCTGGTGGGTCGGGCCGTCTTCGCCAAGACCGATCGAATCGTGGGTGAACACGTAGATCGGGTTGATCTTCATGAGCGCGCCCATGCGGATCGCGTTGCGGGCGTACTCGCTGAACATCAGGAAGGTGCCGGCGAACGGGCGGAAACCGCCGTGCAGCACCAGTCCGTTCATGATCGCGGACATGCCGAACTCGCGCACGCCGTAGTTCAGGTAGTTGCCGCCTGCTTCGCGCACCGGCACGCAGCCCTTCCACATGGTCAGGTTCGACGGAGCCAGGTCGGCCGAGCCGCCCAGGAATTCCGG is a genomic window of Niveibacterium sp. SC-1 containing:
- a CDS encoding nuclear transport factor 2 family protein: MNAHLSSALTPALAANKRLVADYYARVWNARNAAALQDFVADDYVQHNPAVPNGRAPLQSFLEGLFVNLPEAEFSVARLVAEGDLVIAHCLFRAHPADAGTAVVDLYRVAEGRLVEHWDVKEAVPAQSANGNPMV
- a CDS encoding substrate-binding domain-containing protein; its protein translation is MIRTIGVIAEFVTGVYLGEVVSALYRQVAKRGARLIAIRTGDVHGHYSQSLGLDCADAWIVVLNSASHELAAQIVESGKPGCAIGYNFHLPGFASVRSDNRAGVNAAMQRLWALGHRRFAFVGYPLESDIVEREAAFRDFIRDHADQGAEARIVACGDYSYLGGFNATGQLLAGGRDFTALLAGNDQNALGAQARVREAGLRVPEDVMVVGYDNSPMARAPGAGLASLDQDYDAQTNAALDILWRALDGPAGAPTQIEVRVPPRFVPRASVGVPENESERATIPRDIALSSIAASDEMNRFMHAANQQHVPALLARLASRLRYAIVGDWLKEPEPQVRPRFVMPTHAKLLPTVSERRFPLGLGTGFDEPMAGDLTVVLPSDAVATGRSAIAVGVPARVIADDFDLLLLAHELELIAFGIERMTLHHGLEREVTARTEELRRVNGELARALDSLGAAQEELVRAEKHAALGTLVAGVAHEINTPLGNCVMSVSSITERARALRPTLEQGALKRSMLEDLFETIEGAGELIERNLQHAVARLADFRKLASHESGGQRSRFALAPLVREVLEVLRQRYPEQEIGGTLQVDDALQMDSYPLALVQVLTELVENAVLHGLRDRIGWVRVSVRAEAGEVLITVLDNGRGVPAEDVSKVFDPFFTSRMGQYSGLGLSMVFNLVTGQLRGRVWCVAPPDGGARFMVHLPLETPPAN
- a CDS encoding DUF1349 domain-containing protein, translated to MPIDAPQRLVFSDARFHWLNPPPAWQAGECLDIRTGARTDFWQGTHYGFRRDDGHVFGLALTGDFCVETAVRFEGRQQYDQCGLMVRVDAAAWIKCSIEYEDAQLSRLGSVVTRRGYSDWATQDLEGGVSAARYRIHRSGADFLVEASLDLEGRRWRQLRICHLDDCPASLFVGPYACSPVGEAFECRFDYLSIGPSTWSAPA
- a CDS encoding LacI family DNA-binding transcriptional regulator yields the protein MTIKPDMKIRLDEVAAEAGVSPSTVSRFLTGAAKVSEAKRKVVEAAIEKLNYRPNTAARALASGRSMTIGVLTLDISSSFYGEALKGIEQSLIGTDFVPMIVSGELNTKDEAACVEVLLARQVEGLIVFPRQLGTRQLQQIAKRVPLVSIGVKASGPQAHSMQIDNEGGGYMVTRHLTELGHKRIAFVGGTPGHPEVVARRAGYKRALHDAGLKYDPALDVPGNFHESGGIEGTERLLAKGTPFTAVFASNDQSAFGARLALHQAGLRVPEDISVAGFDDLPHACFVSPPLTTIRQPILEMGRRAGRAVVSMLRGEPVNLEIPELELIVRGSTAQPAALLRHWR
- a CDS encoding IS110 family transposase, with protein sequence MQITTIGIDLAKSVFQVHGVDGQGKTVLRKQLKREQVAKFMANLPPCLVGMEACGGAHHWARKLKGFGHTVKLMSPQFVKPYVKSNKNDAADAEAICEAVARPNMRFVPIKSVEQQAVLSLHRVRQGFVAARTAQANQIRGLMAEFGMVLPKGICTLRSQLQGLIEHAGDELPEVFRCLMQRLYAQLVELDRHVGELEAQIKQWHHGCELSQRLEKIPGIGPLTATALVASIADARSFNNGRQLAAWLGLVPRQHSSGGKQTLLGISKRGDVYLRTLLIHGARAAILAAKRHAKSNPWLNSLLNRRNPNIAAVALANKNARTVWALLAHDREFRVNYTTGLATA
- a CDS encoding MFS transporter, whose product is MHAASLPVRPGLNARTRLGLIALGAAYFTLGVGSLAVIGLLDPMANRFGVARAAVAQLVTVFALSFALAAPLMQMVLGRVPRRRLLLLGLAVLAAGSLGTALAHGFAWVLACRVVMALGAALIGPTASALGASLVPAAAQGRALATVFAGMSVATVLGVPLAACVGHLADWRSVFVLLALLAGLCALGVATWVEEPEVRTAIDMRSFARVLGTPSSAWAVMVTLLQMAAQFASYALIAVLLRECFGTSAAYVSFALLVFGLGGIGGNTLAGLLGDRFGPEPLLRAAIGGLALVFLALAGLPLGRAGATVLLALWAVLGMVFQAPQQKRLISLMPQLRSLVLALNASALYLGMSLGAFLGAHSYAAFGARSLCVLSFALALLAGFAQWRSERAVSRT
- a CDS encoding LysR family transcriptional regulator, with translation MIDLRNVDLNLLISLDALLDTRNVTRAAERLHLSQSSVSAQLARLRQVFEDPLLIPAESGRGMTPTARAQALAVPLHAALKDLEAVVRRKPVFDPQRDERSFQIAASDNAVVVLGLPLMERLAALAGPGIRIGFRNAEAARLAEQMERGEIDLLLGSERMVPPSMKARRLIEEDFVMAQRKGHPRGTAGLDLDTYCRLPHVLVSTSGGSFHGFMDEQLEGLQRSRPVVLSVQQFTLVPEILRTTDYVSTLPRRLAARFAHLLDAFELPFAARGFSLYAAWHPRNHQDPANLWLRETLAQAGADQVEGPIER